A genomic region of Kluyveromyces marxianus DMKU3-1042 DNA, complete genome, chromosome 5 contains the following coding sequences:
- the PTP1 gene encoding tyrosine protein phosphatase PTP1 produces the protein MGLLKKSDRMSRPRYLDQDDRDLLLKFKYIRQQEEARIRDGALHPRDSEWAFGVSEASYNSTRNRYSNIKTFEKTRVKLQVKNGNDYINASHIKVEIPEQSTAATFYIASQGPTISTWPQFWQMIYQQSPEENISVVMVTPLVEGGREKCYPYWPRQVHQTMVSPAIQTTGPTSQDVSEFAFSIEIENVLTQSFHHYTLSKILLKPSDPSFPVKTVNHFYYDQWSDFDKPDEIGPLHHLIKHVRTATNALNPIFVHCSAGVGRSGTYIALDHLIARTVDFKADEFIHNYDKDLIEQIVKQLRTQRLKTVESPQQYLFLYHAAKLIFRYNKGL, from the coding sequence ATGGGCTTACTAAAGAAATCGGACAGAATGTCCAGACCAAGGTACCTTGATCAGGATGACAGAGACCTACTTCTTAAGTTCAAATATATTAGACAGCAAGAAGAGGCAAGGATAAGGGATGGAGCCCTCCATCCTAGGGATTCTGAATGGGCATTTGGTGTATCTGAAGCTTCTTACAACAGTACTAGGAATAGGTATAGTAACATaaaaacatttgaaaagaCTAGAGTaaagcttcaagtcaaaaatggaaatgatTACATCAATGCTTCGCATATTAAAGTGGAAATTCCAGAGCAATCTACTGCTGCAACTTTCTACATCGCTTCTCAAGGTCCAACAATTAGTACATGGCCGCAATTTTGGCAGATGATTTACCAACAAAGTCCAGAGGAAAATATATCGGTTGTTATGGTGACACCGTTGGTTGAAGGTGGTCGAGAAAAATGCTACCCATACTGGCCTCGCCAGGTTCATCAAACCATGGTATCTCCGGCAATTCAAACTACAGGTCCAACTTCTCAAGATGTTTCTGAATTTGCATTTTCAATAGAAATTGAGAATGTTTTAACACAAAGTTTTCATCACTATACCTTAAGTAAGATCTTGCTCAAACCGTCTGACCCCTCATTTCCAGTGAAAACTGTGAACCATTTCTACTATGACCAATGGAGCGATTTTGATAAGCCTGATGAAATCGGACCTTTGCATCATTTAATAAAGCATGTCCGTACAGCAACAAATGCTTTAAATCCCATATTTGTTCATTGCTCTGCAGGGGTTGGGCGGTCAGGAACGTACATAGCTCTGGATCATCTTATCGCAAGAACTGTTGATTTTAAGGCAGATGAATTTATTCATAACTATGATAAGGATCTAATAGAACAGATTGTAAAACAGCTGAGAACTCAACGATTAAAGACTGTAGAATCTCCTCAACAATATCTATTCCTGTATCACGCGGCTAAATTAATTTTT